One Ictalurus punctatus breed USDA103 chromosome 10, Coco_2.0, whole genome shotgun sequence genomic region harbors:
- the hps3 gene encoding Hermansky-Pudlak syndrome 3 protein isoform X2 produces the protein MVHVYNCHPFASQRIVPAAQEPGLVCCGGGALFVVSAGGCKIEAYHMQQEECPLICRFSTMGIVHRIVYSQIGDYLVTIEEKNGATYLRAYTNWRYQAAEKKRVGVRLLGHLMRGPVHHGTPKEQMEIVEMPLSETPLCTACCSITGALLVACAKSLVLFGLKRQSLSDQLDALDFERLLILYISGLSPLQVALCGGYVALQTELEVLVVKLENLEKTCASNEVHTQLPHDDMAAAGVTENDVKKEPQSPLESDDFFVFPKHLEMLGEKAKDCGVSLSLEWTGMETEASDTMGVTYILYRRFAPDFFQGCSVEETRLHSLQLHPMYTGNPDVSSDLEKSDPACMFCFFSLPNAGYMYSLINTVELISTYQYPEKARQALLCNQFLHVITQNSLQCFSVRCSAVAARVEDPYIDTTMKACPPFTMEVSALRIQLFIGLKSLCHDGNRIVLLTAADVETKEEIERATRRSMSRKTSVSKLKEPSETGHGWNLYVISTISTLQLYREMVEYSKRYEQTSPASQNCIHLLSEAHLLLRASLLCPTTDRAEIQEAFQESCAQLGDCFSRQDKRDCHLALPYYKMSGLSVTDVIQRNMAMCRGPVPNYGKGFLFFLKHSLYEETMEELTEETANTVLEIFSQAEPGQLPYVVSSSFMKNANPACARAHLEQLELGGAPSVTVTLCKAAQALRLGDLHYYQQQMDRHAEMLQVYGFIEEPKLLVHHRGKSVVPTQLAQHLRDTQDGLLVAAIVALHENSKVKLEEAELFFQELCKDGTEPQSIPQLLVDFWEALLVASSQESIIQELLFHLTSVYIERITCREHSGIKALKTAEDLINSCSHYGPLFPWLSILTPAQFNITHDHQEDLHKLQSLLCGPTLDVSSIVPLLEQLPDADNAGLSVHMLCATRLGQHESTIKKLLDRCPQAIISYATHELHGNKMALWWQKLFPELCERTRLSSGDNSVLITALKETLAVVAMELNPLEFLDLLPDDGTAHFFLPHLLKCSQRHLLT, from the exons ATGGTCCATGTGTACAACTGCCACCCGTTCGCGTCTCAGCGGATCGTCCCCGCGGCGCAGGAGCCCGGGCTGGTGTGCTGCGGCGGGGGTGCGCTGTTCGTCGTGTCCGCTGGAGGATGTAAAATCGAGGCGTATCACATGCAGCAGGAGGAATGTCCTCTAATCTGCCGCTTCTCCACCATGGGCATAGTGCACAGGATTGTGTACAGTCAGATCG GGGATTACCTGGTCACCATTGAAGAGAAGAATGGTGCCACCTACCTGAGGGCTTACACCAACTGGCGTTACCAAGCAGCTGAGAAGAAGCGTGTAGGTGTTCGCTTGCTCGGGCACCTCATGCGCGGCCCAGTCCACCATGGCACCCCCAAGGAACAGATGGAGATTGTAGAGATGCCATTATCAGAGACACCGCTCTGTACTGCCTGCTGCTCCATAACAGGTGCCCTGCTAGTGGCCTGTGCAAAGAGCTTGGTGCTGTTCGGTCTGAAGCGGCAATCGCTTAGCGATCAACTCGACGCCCTTGACTTCGAGAGGCTCCTCATCCTGTACATTTCTGGTTTGAGCCCGTTGCAGGTGGCACTCTGTGGTGGCTACGTGGCCCTGCAGACAGAGCTGGAGGTGCTGGTGGTGAAGCTGGAGAACCTGGAAAAGACATGTGCATCCAATGAAGTGCATACACAGCTGCCTCATGATGATATGGCTGCAGCTGGTGTTACTGAAAATG ATGTTAAAAAGGAACCACAGAGTCCCCTTGAGTCTGATGACTTCTTTGTGTTCCCGAAGCATCTGGAGATGCTGGGAGAGAAGGCGAAGGATTGTGGGGTGTCTCTGTCTTTAGAGTGGACTGGGATGGAGACAGAGGCAAGCGACACCATGGGAGTTACCTACATCTTGTACAG GAGGTTTGCCCCAGATTTCTTCCAGGGCTGCAGTGTGGAGGAGACACGCTTACACTCCCTGCAGCTCCACCCCATGTACACTG GGAATCCAGATGTAAGCAGTGATCTAGAAAAGAGTGATCCCGCCTGTATgttctgtttcttttctctgcCAAATGCTGGTTACATGTACAGTCTGATCAACACAGTAGAGCTCATCTCCACCTACCAGTACCCGGAAAAGGCCCGTCAGGCTTTGCTATGCAACCAGTTTCTACATGTCATCACaca AAATTCTCTGCAGTGTTTCTCTGTGAGATGCAGTGCTGTGGCTGCTCGAGTCGAGGACCCCTACATTGACACCACCATGAAG GCCTGTCCTCCTTTCACTATGGAAGTTAGCGCCCTCCGTATTCAGCTGTTCATCGGTCTGAAGTCTCTGTGTCATGACGGGAATCGCATTGTGCTGCTCACAGCTGCTGACGTTGAGACCAAAGAGGAGATCGAGCGAGCGACTAGAAGATCTAT GTCCAGGAAGACCTCAGTGTCGAAGCTAAAGGAGCCCAGTGAGACTGGCCATGGCTGGAACCTGTACGTGATAAGCACCATTTCCACGCTGCAGCTCTACAGAGAGATG GTGGAGTACAGTAAGCGATATGAGCAGACTAGCCCGGCGTCCCAGAACTGCATTCATCTGCTGAGTGAAGCTCACCTGCTGCTCAGAGCCAGTCTTCTCTGTCCGACCACAGACAGAGCCGAGATCCAGGAAGCCTTCCAGGAGAGCTGTGCCCAGCTGGGAGACTGCTTCAGCAG GCAGGATAAACGGGATTGTCACTTGGCTCTTCCATACTACAAGATGTCTGGCTTGTCGGTGACGGATGTAATCCAGAGAAACATGGCAATGTGCAGAGGTCCTGTTCCAAATTATGGGAAAggcttcctcttcttccttaAGCACTCTCTCTATGAAGAAACCATGGAAGAGCTCACCGAA GAAACTGCTAACACCGTGTTGGAGATTTTCAGTCAGGCCGAGCCAGGCCAGCTCCCATATGTAGTGAGCAGCTCATTCATGAAGAATGCCAATCCTGCTTGTGCACGTGCACACCTGGAGCAGCTGGAGCTCGGTGGTGCCCCATCTGTCACAGTCACACTGTGTAAGGCTGCTCAGGCACTGCGCTTGGGAGACCTGCACTACTACCAACAGCAAATGGATCGGCATGCTGAG ATGCTGCAGGTGTACGGCTTCATAGAGGAGCCCAAGCTTCTTGTGCACCACAGAGGGAAGTCCGTGGTGCCCACTCAGCTAGCACAGCACCTCCGAGACACCCAGGACGGCCTGCTGGTGGCTGCCATTGTGGCGCTTCATGAGAACAGCAAGGTCAAACTGGAGGAGGCTGAACTGTTCTTTCAG GAGTTGTGTAAGGATGGCACAGAGCCTCAGAGCATTCCTCAGCTACTGGTGGACTTCTGGGAGGCTTTGCTGGTGGCTTCGTCTCAGGAATCGATCATCCAGGAGCTTTTGTTCCACCTCACCTCTGTATACATCGAGCGCATCACGTGCAGAGAGCACTCAGGCATTAAAGCACTCAAAACAGCTGAAGACTTG ATTAACTCCTGCTCTCACTATGGACCACTGTTTCCATGGTTGAGCATCCTGACTCCTGCTCAATTTAACATCACACATGACCACCAAGAAGACCTTCATAAACTCCAG TCTCTGCTGTGTGGCCCAACACTGGACGTGTCCTCCATTGTACCTCTGCTAGAACAGCTACCTGATGCGGATAATGCCGGCCTTAGCGTGCACATGCTCTGTGCCACCAGACTGGGTCAGCATGAGAGCACCATCAAGAAGCTACTGGACCGCTGCCCTCAAGCCATCATCTCCTACGCCACCCACGAGTTACATGGCAACAAAATG GCTCTGTGGTGGCAGAAACTGTTTCCTGAGCTTTGTGAGAGGACACGGCTTTCTTCAGGAGATAACAGTGTTCTAATCACCGCCCTCAAAG AGACTCTGGCGGTGGTGGCCATGGAGCTGAACCCATTAGAATTTTTGGACTTGTTACCAGATGATGGTACTGCACACTTCTTCCTACCTCATCTTCTGAAATGCAGCCAGAGGCATCTCCTTACATGA
- the hps3 gene encoding Hermansky-Pudlak syndrome 3 protein isoform X3: MRGPVHHGTPKEQMEIVEMPLSETPLCTACCSITGALLVACAKSLVLFGLKRQSLSDQLDALDFERLLILYISGLSPLQVALCGGYVALQTELEVLVVKLENLEKTCASNEVHTQLPHDDMAAAGVTENDVKKEPQSPLESDDFFVFPKHLEMLGEKAKDCGVSLSLEWTGMETEASDTMGVTYILYRRFAPDFFQGCSVEETRLHSLQLHPMYTGNPDVSSDLEKSDPACMFCFFSLPNAGYMYSLINTVELISTYQYPEKARQALLCNQFLHVITQNSLQCFSVRCSAVAARVEDPYIDTTMKACPPFTMEVSALRIQLFIGLKSLCHDGNRIVLLTAADVETKEEIERATRRSIKSKEQKSLAGIFLAVGIDPTTSPALESFLSRSFLSRKTSVSKLKEPSETGHGWNLYVISTISTLQLYREMVEYSKRYEQTSPASQNCIHLLSEAHLLLRASLLCPTTDRAEIQEAFQESCAQLGDCFSRQDKRDCHLALPYYKMSGLSVTDVIQRNMAMCRGPVPNYGKGFLFFLKHSLYEETMEELTEETANTVLEIFSQAEPGQLPYVVSSSFMKNANPACARAHLEQLELGGAPSVTVTLCKAAQALRLGDLHYYQQQMDRHAEMLQVYGFIEEPKLLVHHRGKSVVPTQLAQHLRDTQDGLLVAAIVALHENSKVKLEEAELFFQELCKDGTEPQSIPQLLVDFWEALLVASSQESIIQELLFHLTSVYIERITCREHSGIKALKTAEDLINSCSHYGPLFPWLSILTPAQFNITHDHQEDLHKLQSLLCGPTLDVSSIVPLLEQLPDADNAGLSVHMLCATRLGQHESTIKKLLDRCPQAIISYATHELHGNKMALWWQKLFPELCERTRLSSGDNSVLITALKETLAVVAMELNPLEFLDLLPDDGTAHFFLPHLLKCSQRHLLT, from the exons ATGCGCGGCCCAGTCCACCATGGCACCCCCAAGGAACAGATGGAGATTGTAGAGATGCCATTATCAGAGACACCGCTCTGTACTGCCTGCTGCTCCATAACAGGTGCCCTGCTAGTGGCCTGTGCAAAGAGCTTGGTGCTGTTCGGTCTGAAGCGGCAATCGCTTAGCGATCAACTCGACGCCCTTGACTTCGAGAGGCTCCTCATCCTGTACATTTCTGGTTTGAGCCCGTTGCAGGTGGCACTCTGTGGTGGCTACGTGGCCCTGCAGACAGAGCTGGAGGTGCTGGTGGTGAAGCTGGAGAACCTGGAAAAGACATGTGCATCCAATGAAGTGCATACACAGCTGCCTCATGATGATATGGCTGCAGCTGGTGTTACTGAAAATG ATGTTAAAAAGGAACCACAGAGTCCCCTTGAGTCTGATGACTTCTTTGTGTTCCCGAAGCATCTGGAGATGCTGGGAGAGAAGGCGAAGGATTGTGGGGTGTCTCTGTCTTTAGAGTGGACTGGGATGGAGACAGAGGCAAGCGACACCATGGGAGTTACCTACATCTTGTACAG GAGGTTTGCCCCAGATTTCTTCCAGGGCTGCAGTGTGGAGGAGACACGCTTACACTCCCTGCAGCTCCACCCCATGTACACTG GGAATCCAGATGTAAGCAGTGATCTAGAAAAGAGTGATCCCGCCTGTATgttctgtttcttttctctgcCAAATGCTGGTTACATGTACAGTCTGATCAACACAGTAGAGCTCATCTCCACCTACCAGTACCCGGAAAAGGCCCGTCAGGCTTTGCTATGCAACCAGTTTCTACATGTCATCACaca AAATTCTCTGCAGTGTTTCTCTGTGAGATGCAGTGCTGTGGCTGCTCGAGTCGAGGACCCCTACATTGACACCACCATGAAG GCCTGTCCTCCTTTCACTATGGAAGTTAGCGCCCTCCGTATTCAGCTGTTCATCGGTCTGAAGTCTCTGTGTCATGACGGGAATCGCATTGTGCTGCTCACAGCTGCTGACGTTGAGACCAAAGAGGAGATCGAGCGAGCGACTAGAAGATCTAT CAAATCAAAAGAGCAGAAATCACTGGCAGGGATTTTCCTAGCGGTAGGTATAGATCCGACCACCAGCCCAGCTCTGGAGAGCTTCCTGTCCAGGTCCTTCCT GTCCAGGAAGACCTCAGTGTCGAAGCTAAAGGAGCCCAGTGAGACTGGCCATGGCTGGAACCTGTACGTGATAAGCACCATTTCCACGCTGCAGCTCTACAGAGAGATG GTGGAGTACAGTAAGCGATATGAGCAGACTAGCCCGGCGTCCCAGAACTGCATTCATCTGCTGAGTGAAGCTCACCTGCTGCTCAGAGCCAGTCTTCTCTGTCCGACCACAGACAGAGCCGAGATCCAGGAAGCCTTCCAGGAGAGCTGTGCCCAGCTGGGAGACTGCTTCAGCAG GCAGGATAAACGGGATTGTCACTTGGCTCTTCCATACTACAAGATGTCTGGCTTGTCGGTGACGGATGTAATCCAGAGAAACATGGCAATGTGCAGAGGTCCTGTTCCAAATTATGGGAAAggcttcctcttcttccttaAGCACTCTCTCTATGAAGAAACCATGGAAGAGCTCACCGAA GAAACTGCTAACACCGTGTTGGAGATTTTCAGTCAGGCCGAGCCAGGCCAGCTCCCATATGTAGTGAGCAGCTCATTCATGAAGAATGCCAATCCTGCTTGTGCACGTGCACACCTGGAGCAGCTGGAGCTCGGTGGTGCCCCATCTGTCACAGTCACACTGTGTAAGGCTGCTCAGGCACTGCGCTTGGGAGACCTGCACTACTACCAACAGCAAATGGATCGGCATGCTGAG ATGCTGCAGGTGTACGGCTTCATAGAGGAGCCCAAGCTTCTTGTGCACCACAGAGGGAAGTCCGTGGTGCCCACTCAGCTAGCACAGCACCTCCGAGACACCCAGGACGGCCTGCTGGTGGCTGCCATTGTGGCGCTTCATGAGAACAGCAAGGTCAAACTGGAGGAGGCTGAACTGTTCTTTCAG GAGTTGTGTAAGGATGGCACAGAGCCTCAGAGCATTCCTCAGCTACTGGTGGACTTCTGGGAGGCTTTGCTGGTGGCTTCGTCTCAGGAATCGATCATCCAGGAGCTTTTGTTCCACCTCACCTCTGTATACATCGAGCGCATCACGTGCAGAGAGCACTCAGGCATTAAAGCACTCAAAACAGCTGAAGACTTG ATTAACTCCTGCTCTCACTATGGACCACTGTTTCCATGGTTGAGCATCCTGACTCCTGCTCAATTTAACATCACACATGACCACCAAGAAGACCTTCATAAACTCCAG TCTCTGCTGTGTGGCCCAACACTGGACGTGTCCTCCATTGTACCTCTGCTAGAACAGCTACCTGATGCGGATAATGCCGGCCTTAGCGTGCACATGCTCTGTGCCACCAGACTGGGTCAGCATGAGAGCACCATCAAGAAGCTACTGGACCGCTGCCCTCAAGCCATCATCTCCTACGCCACCCACGAGTTACATGGCAACAAAATG GCTCTGTGGTGGCAGAAACTGTTTCCTGAGCTTTGTGAGAGGACACGGCTTTCTTCAGGAGATAACAGTGTTCTAATCACCGCCCTCAAAG AGACTCTGGCGGTGGTGGCCATGGAGCTGAACCCATTAGAATTTTTGGACTTGTTACCAGATGATGGTACTGCACACTTCTTCCTACCTCATCTTCTGAAATGCAGCCAGAGGCATCTCCTTACATGA
- the hps3 gene encoding Hermansky-Pudlak syndrome 3 protein isoform X1 — MVHVYNCHPFASQRIVPAAQEPGLVCCGGGALFVVSAGGCKIEAYHMQQEECPLICRFSTMGIVHRIVYSQIGDYLVTIEEKNGATYLRAYTNWRYQAAEKKRVGVRLLGHLMRGPVHHGTPKEQMEIVEMPLSETPLCTACCSITGALLVACAKSLVLFGLKRQSLSDQLDALDFERLLILYISGLSPLQVALCGGYVALQTELEVLVVKLENLEKTCASNEVHTQLPHDDMAAAGVTENDVKKEPQSPLESDDFFVFPKHLEMLGEKAKDCGVSLSLEWTGMETEASDTMGVTYILYRRFAPDFFQGCSVEETRLHSLQLHPMYTGNPDVSSDLEKSDPACMFCFFSLPNAGYMYSLINTVELISTYQYPEKARQALLCNQFLHVITQNSLQCFSVRCSAVAARVEDPYIDTTMKACPPFTMEVSALRIQLFIGLKSLCHDGNRIVLLTAADVETKEEIERATRRSIKSKEQKSLAGIFLAVGIDPTTSPALESFLSRSFLSRKTSVSKLKEPSETGHGWNLYVISTISTLQLYREMVEYSKRYEQTSPASQNCIHLLSEAHLLLRASLLCPTTDRAEIQEAFQESCAQLGDCFSRQDKRDCHLALPYYKMSGLSVTDVIQRNMAMCRGPVPNYGKGFLFFLKHSLYEETMEELTEETANTVLEIFSQAEPGQLPYVVSSSFMKNANPACARAHLEQLELGGAPSVTVTLCKAAQALRLGDLHYYQQQMDRHAEMLQVYGFIEEPKLLVHHRGKSVVPTQLAQHLRDTQDGLLVAAIVALHENSKVKLEEAELFFQELCKDGTEPQSIPQLLVDFWEALLVASSQESIIQELLFHLTSVYIERITCREHSGIKALKTAEDLINSCSHYGPLFPWLSILTPAQFNITHDHQEDLHKLQSLLCGPTLDVSSIVPLLEQLPDADNAGLSVHMLCATRLGQHESTIKKLLDRCPQAIISYATHELHGNKMALWWQKLFPELCERTRLSSGDNSVLITALKETLAVVAMELNPLEFLDLLPDDGTAHFFLPHLLKCSQRHLLT; from the exons ATGGTCCATGTGTACAACTGCCACCCGTTCGCGTCTCAGCGGATCGTCCCCGCGGCGCAGGAGCCCGGGCTGGTGTGCTGCGGCGGGGGTGCGCTGTTCGTCGTGTCCGCTGGAGGATGTAAAATCGAGGCGTATCACATGCAGCAGGAGGAATGTCCTCTAATCTGCCGCTTCTCCACCATGGGCATAGTGCACAGGATTGTGTACAGTCAGATCG GGGATTACCTGGTCACCATTGAAGAGAAGAATGGTGCCACCTACCTGAGGGCTTACACCAACTGGCGTTACCAAGCAGCTGAGAAGAAGCGTGTAGGTGTTCGCTTGCTCGGGCACCTCATGCGCGGCCCAGTCCACCATGGCACCCCCAAGGAACAGATGGAGATTGTAGAGATGCCATTATCAGAGACACCGCTCTGTACTGCCTGCTGCTCCATAACAGGTGCCCTGCTAGTGGCCTGTGCAAAGAGCTTGGTGCTGTTCGGTCTGAAGCGGCAATCGCTTAGCGATCAACTCGACGCCCTTGACTTCGAGAGGCTCCTCATCCTGTACATTTCTGGTTTGAGCCCGTTGCAGGTGGCACTCTGTGGTGGCTACGTGGCCCTGCAGACAGAGCTGGAGGTGCTGGTGGTGAAGCTGGAGAACCTGGAAAAGACATGTGCATCCAATGAAGTGCATACACAGCTGCCTCATGATGATATGGCTGCAGCTGGTGTTACTGAAAATG ATGTTAAAAAGGAACCACAGAGTCCCCTTGAGTCTGATGACTTCTTTGTGTTCCCGAAGCATCTGGAGATGCTGGGAGAGAAGGCGAAGGATTGTGGGGTGTCTCTGTCTTTAGAGTGGACTGGGATGGAGACAGAGGCAAGCGACACCATGGGAGTTACCTACATCTTGTACAG GAGGTTTGCCCCAGATTTCTTCCAGGGCTGCAGTGTGGAGGAGACACGCTTACACTCCCTGCAGCTCCACCCCATGTACACTG GGAATCCAGATGTAAGCAGTGATCTAGAAAAGAGTGATCCCGCCTGTATgttctgtttcttttctctgcCAAATGCTGGTTACATGTACAGTCTGATCAACACAGTAGAGCTCATCTCCACCTACCAGTACCCGGAAAAGGCCCGTCAGGCTTTGCTATGCAACCAGTTTCTACATGTCATCACaca AAATTCTCTGCAGTGTTTCTCTGTGAGATGCAGTGCTGTGGCTGCTCGAGTCGAGGACCCCTACATTGACACCACCATGAAG GCCTGTCCTCCTTTCACTATGGAAGTTAGCGCCCTCCGTATTCAGCTGTTCATCGGTCTGAAGTCTCTGTGTCATGACGGGAATCGCATTGTGCTGCTCACAGCTGCTGACGTTGAGACCAAAGAGGAGATCGAGCGAGCGACTAGAAGATCTAT CAAATCAAAAGAGCAGAAATCACTGGCAGGGATTTTCCTAGCGGTAGGTATAGATCCGACCACCAGCCCAGCTCTGGAGAGCTTCCTGTCCAGGTCCTTCCT GTCCAGGAAGACCTCAGTGTCGAAGCTAAAGGAGCCCAGTGAGACTGGCCATGGCTGGAACCTGTACGTGATAAGCACCATTTCCACGCTGCAGCTCTACAGAGAGATG GTGGAGTACAGTAAGCGATATGAGCAGACTAGCCCGGCGTCCCAGAACTGCATTCATCTGCTGAGTGAAGCTCACCTGCTGCTCAGAGCCAGTCTTCTCTGTCCGACCACAGACAGAGCCGAGATCCAGGAAGCCTTCCAGGAGAGCTGTGCCCAGCTGGGAGACTGCTTCAGCAG GCAGGATAAACGGGATTGTCACTTGGCTCTTCCATACTACAAGATGTCTGGCTTGTCGGTGACGGATGTAATCCAGAGAAACATGGCAATGTGCAGAGGTCCTGTTCCAAATTATGGGAAAggcttcctcttcttccttaAGCACTCTCTCTATGAAGAAACCATGGAAGAGCTCACCGAA GAAACTGCTAACACCGTGTTGGAGATTTTCAGTCAGGCCGAGCCAGGCCAGCTCCCATATGTAGTGAGCAGCTCATTCATGAAGAATGCCAATCCTGCTTGTGCACGTGCACACCTGGAGCAGCTGGAGCTCGGTGGTGCCCCATCTGTCACAGTCACACTGTGTAAGGCTGCTCAGGCACTGCGCTTGGGAGACCTGCACTACTACCAACAGCAAATGGATCGGCATGCTGAG ATGCTGCAGGTGTACGGCTTCATAGAGGAGCCCAAGCTTCTTGTGCACCACAGAGGGAAGTCCGTGGTGCCCACTCAGCTAGCACAGCACCTCCGAGACACCCAGGACGGCCTGCTGGTGGCTGCCATTGTGGCGCTTCATGAGAACAGCAAGGTCAAACTGGAGGAGGCTGAACTGTTCTTTCAG GAGTTGTGTAAGGATGGCACAGAGCCTCAGAGCATTCCTCAGCTACTGGTGGACTTCTGGGAGGCTTTGCTGGTGGCTTCGTCTCAGGAATCGATCATCCAGGAGCTTTTGTTCCACCTCACCTCTGTATACATCGAGCGCATCACGTGCAGAGAGCACTCAGGCATTAAAGCACTCAAAACAGCTGAAGACTTG ATTAACTCCTGCTCTCACTATGGACCACTGTTTCCATGGTTGAGCATCCTGACTCCTGCTCAATTTAACATCACACATGACCACCAAGAAGACCTTCATAAACTCCAG TCTCTGCTGTGTGGCCCAACACTGGACGTGTCCTCCATTGTACCTCTGCTAGAACAGCTACCTGATGCGGATAATGCCGGCCTTAGCGTGCACATGCTCTGTGCCACCAGACTGGGTCAGCATGAGAGCACCATCAAGAAGCTACTGGACCGCTGCCCTCAAGCCATCATCTCCTACGCCACCCACGAGTTACATGGCAACAAAATG GCTCTGTGGTGGCAGAAACTGTTTCCTGAGCTTTGTGAGAGGACACGGCTTTCTTCAGGAGATAACAGTGTTCTAATCACCGCCCTCAAAG AGACTCTGGCGGTGGTGGCCATGGAGCTGAACCCATTAGAATTTTTGGACTTGTTACCAGATGATGGTACTGCACACTTCTTCCTACCTCATCTTCTGAAATGCAGCCAGAGGCATCTCCTTACATGA